The DNA segment AACATACGATGCGTGATGGTTGGTTATTAACAGGAGATTTAGGATATATGGACGAAAAAGGTTTCTTTTATATAGTCGATCGTAAGAAAGATATGATTATTGCAGGTGGTTTTAATGTGTATCCTCGTGAAATTGAAGAAGTGCTGTATGAACATCCTGCAATTCAAGAATGTGTAGCGGCCGGTGTACCGGATCCTTACCGCGGAGAAACTGTTAAAGCGTTCATTGTCCTTAAAGAAAATCAACATGTATCAGAAGAAGAGCTAAACGCATTTTGCAGGGAGCATTTAGCAGCATTTAAAGTTCCGCGAATCTATGAATTTAGAAAAGAGTTACCAAAAACAGCAGTAGGTAAAATTTTACGACGTACACTAGTTGAAGAAGAAAAAGAAAAAATCATAAATGCCAGTGCTGCTACTACTACGTAACATCTCTTGACAACAGTGATTCATCAGTCTAAGATAAAATTGTGAATGAATATTCATTCACAATTTTATTTTTTGGCGGTGATATCTATGAAACGAGACAAACCAAAGTTTAAACAAATAATCGATGCAGCAGTTGTTGTGATTGCAGAAAATGGGTATCACCAAGCCCAAGTTTCTAAAATCGCTAAACAAGCTGGCGTCGCCGATGGAACGATCTATTTGTATTTCAAAAATAAAGAAGATATTTTAATATCTGTGTTCCAAGAAAAAATGGGTTTATTTGTTGATAACTTAAAAGGCATTATTAATGATGGCACAACATCATCAGATAAACTACTGAAAATGATAGAAAATCATTTTAATGTACTAGGTACAGATCACCATTTAGCAATTGTTACTCAGTTAGAACTACGACAATCTAATATAGAAATTCGCTTAAAAATCAATGAAGTATTAAAGGAGTACTTAATGTTACTCGACGATATTTTAATCGAAGGAAAAGAAAATGGCGAATTTCAAGAAGATTTAGATATACGCCTTGCGAGACACATGGTCTTTGGTACAATTGATGAGACTCTTACTACTTGGGTTATGAATGAACAAAAGTATGATTTGATGAGTTTAGCACCAAAAGTTCATCAACTTTTACTAAGAGGTATGAAAGCATAAGTGAGAGGATGGATATGTATGGAATTTTTGAGTTGGACTGTAGAAAATTATGTTGCGAAAGTAACGATCAATCGACCACCAGCAAATGCATTATCACGCGCCCTTATTGTCGAAGTAAACGAATTAATGAATGCAGTTGAACATGATGACAGCGTTCGTGTCATCGTCTTACACGGGGAAGGTCGTTTCTTCTCAGCAGGAGCAGATATTAAAGAATTCACTCTAATTAATACAGGAGAAGAATTCACAGCTTTATCTGCAAGTGGACAAGAAATATTTGAACGTCTAGAACGATTCTCGAAACCTGTCATCGCCTCTATTCACGGAGCTGCTCTTGGCGGAGGACTTGAACTTGCTATGAGTTGTCACATGCGAATTGTATCTAATAATGCTAAACTAGGATTACCTGAATTACAGCTAGGTTTGATTCCTGGTTTTGCAGGTACTCAACGTTTACCAAGATTAGTAGGTATACCTAAGGCAGCAGAGATGTTGCTAACAAGTGATACAATTAGTGGTGAAGAAGCCGTTCAATGGGGTTTAGCAAACCGTGCGTATGCAGAAGAAGAAGTGCTTGCTAAATCAATGGAATTGGCTACTAAAATTGCGAAGAAGAGCCCAGTTGCAATGAAAGCTGCAATTGAGATGCTACAATACGCAAAATCATACGCTTATGATGAAGGTGTGAAAGCTGAAGCACAATCTTTTGGAACCGTTTTCGTATCTGAAGATGCTCAAGAAGGAATTTCTGCTTTCATTGAAAAACGCGAACCATCATTCAAAGGAAAATAATGACAAGTATTGGGAGGTCTGCAACATGAATATTTATGTGTTGGTAAAACGTACATTTGATACAGAAGAAAAAATTGTCATTTCAGGTGGCCAGATTCAAGAAGACGGCGCTGAATTTATCATTAATCCTTACGATGAGTATGCGATTGAAGAAGCTATCCAAGTTCGTGAAGCACACGGTGGCGAAGTGACTGTATTGACAATGGGTGGAGAAGATGCACAAAAGCAACTTCGTACTGCACTTGCAATGGGAGCCGACAAAGCTGTTCTTATTAACGTAGAAGATGACTTAGATGAAATGGACCAATTTACAGCTGCTCAGATTTTAGCGGATTACTTGAAAGATAAAAACCCAGACTTAATTTTAGCTGGAAACGTTGCGATTGATGGTGGATCTGGACAAGTTGGACCACGAGTAGCTGACTTATTAGATATTAACTATGTAACAACTATCACGAAATTAGAAATTAACGGAACACAAGTTAGTATCGTTCGTGATGTAGAAGGCGATTCTGAAATGATTGAAACATCATTACCACTTCTAGTTACAGCTCAACAAGGGTTAAATGAGCCTCGTTATCCTTCTTTACCTGGGATTATGAAAGCGAAAAAGAAACCTCTAGAAGAAGTTGAGTTAGATGATTTAGATATTGATGAAGATGATGTTGAAGCGAAAACGGAGACAATTGAAATTTATTTACCTCCTAAAAAAGAAGCAGGTCGTGTGTTGCAAGGCGATCTTTCAAACCAAGTACAAGAATTAGTAGAATTACTTCGTAAAGAAGCAAAAGTCGTTTAATCGAATCTAAAGATTTGTAATTGGAGGGAAACACATCATGTCAAAAAAAGTAATCGTATTAGGTGAAGCACGTGAAGGTGCTTTACGTAATGTATCTTTTGAAGCAATCGCTGCAGCGAAGAAAATTTCAGGCGGTGGAGAGATTGTAGCTGTTCTTTTAGGGGACTCTGTTCAATCTCTAGCAACTGAAATGATTCATTATGGAGCAGACCGTGTGGTAACTGTTGAACATCCACATTTAAAAATATATACTTCTGACGGTTACAGCCAAGCATTTATGGCAGTAGTTGAGGGTGAGAGTCCAGATGCAGTTGTTTTCGGACACACAGCACTCGGAAAAGATTTATCTCCTAAAGTAGCAAGTAAATTAAAATCTGGCCTAATTTCAGATGTAACAAGTATTGAAGGCGAAGGTTCAGATGCTGTATTTGTTCGTCCGATCTTCTCTGGTAAAGCATTTGAAAAAGTGAAAATCAAAGATGGTATTGATTTCATAACGGTTCGTCCTAACAACATTGAGCCTTTAGCTCACGATGATAGCCGTACAGGTGATGTATCATCTGTATCAGTAGATATAAAGAACCTTCGTACAATAATTAAAGAAGTTGTTCGTAAATCAACTGAAGGCGTGGATTTATCAGAAGCAAAAGTAATTGTAGCTGGTGGTCGTGGCGTTAAAAGTGAAGCTGGTTTTGAACCATTAAATGAATTAGCTAGAGTATTAGGTGGAGCTGTTGGAGCATCTCGTGGAGCATGTGACGCTGACTACTGTGACTACTCTCTTCAAATTGGACAAACAGGTAAAGTGGTAACGCCTGACCTATACATTGCAGCAGGTATTTCTGGCGCAATTCAACATTTAGCAGGAATGTCTAACTCGAAAATTATCGTGGCAATCAATAAAGATTCTGAAGCGAGCATTTTCAAAGTTGCTGATTATGGAATCGTTGGTGATTTGTTCGAAGTCATTCCAATGTTGACAGAAGAATTCAAAAAAATGAAAGCTAATTAATACTTAAAAAAACTCCGCAAAATGAATTTTTTGCGGAGTTTTTGTGTTTAAAAGATGTTTAAAAGGTTAATATACCTTAGAAGGATTAGGTCTAGAATGTAATTTTTAGCTTACTGAGCAGAATAGTAGAAGCGCATTTTCTCACATGCTATACTACGTTTACAGTTTGTATTTGAAGGAGGATATTTATTATGGCAATTGTACACGGTACAGATCAAAGTTTTTCAAACGAAATTTCAGACGGCTTAGTATTAGTCGATTTTTGGGCACCATGGTGTGGTCCATGTAAAATGATCGCTCCAGTTTTAGTGGAACTAGACGCTGATATGAGTGATAAAGTTAAAATTGTAAAAATAGATGTGGATGAAAACCAAGAAACTGCTAGCAACTTCGGTATTATGTCTATTCCAACATTAGTTCTTTTCAAAGACGGGAAACCTGTTGATAAAGTAGTTGGATTTAACCCGAAAGAAGCATTAGTAGATTTAGTTAACAAACACGCATAAAATTGCCCTTTAGTCAGGCACAAGTATATTGACATATTAAAAAAACCGGGTACCCAAGGGCGCCCGGTTTTTTTTCAGTAGGTGATGATAATAGTGAATGAATTAATACAACAGAAATGTACGATATTACCGGACCAGCCTGGTGTTTATTTAATGAAGGACAGGCAAAGTACGATTATTTATGTTGGGAAAGCCAAAGTATTGAAAA comes from the Paenisporosarcina antarctica genome and includes:
- the trxA gene encoding thioredoxin; translated protein: MAIVHGTDQSFSNEISDGLVLVDFWAPWCGPCKMIAPVLVELDADMSDKVKIVKIDVDENQETASNFGIMSIPTLVLFKDGKPVDKVVGFNPKEALVDLVNKHA
- a CDS encoding electron transfer flavoprotein subunit beta/FixA family protein, with the translated sequence MNIYVLVKRTFDTEEKIVISGGQIQEDGAEFIINPYDEYAIEEAIQVREAHGGEVTVLTMGGEDAQKQLRTALAMGADKAVLINVEDDLDEMDQFTAAQILADYLKDKNPDLILAGNVAIDGGSGQVGPRVADLLDINYVTTITKLEINGTQVSIVRDVEGDSEMIETSLPLLVTAQQGLNEPRYPSLPGIMKAKKKPLEEVELDDLDIDEDDVEAKTETIEIYLPPKKEAGRVLQGDLSNQVQELVELLRKEAKVV
- a CDS encoding electron transfer flavoprotein subunit alpha/FixB family protein — protein: MSKKVIVLGEAREGALRNVSFEAIAAAKKISGGGEIVAVLLGDSVQSLATEMIHYGADRVVTVEHPHLKIYTSDGYSQAFMAVVEGESPDAVVFGHTALGKDLSPKVASKLKSGLISDVTSIEGEGSDAVFVRPIFSGKAFEKVKIKDGIDFITVRPNNIEPLAHDDSRTGDVSSVSVDIKNLRTIIKEVVRKSTEGVDLSEAKVIVAGGRGVKSEAGFEPLNELARVLGGAVGASRGACDADYCDYSLQIGQTGKVVTPDLYIAAGISGAIQHLAGMSNSKIIVAINKDSEASIFKVADYGIVGDLFEVIPMLTEEFKKMKAN
- a CDS encoding TetR/AcrR family transcriptional regulator, with amino-acid sequence MKRDKPKFKQIIDAAVVVIAENGYHQAQVSKIAKQAGVADGTIYLYFKNKEDILISVFQEKMGLFVDNLKGIINDGTTSSDKLLKMIENHFNVLGTDHHLAIVTQLELRQSNIEIRLKINEVLKEYLMLLDDILIEGKENGEFQEDLDIRLARHMVFGTIDETLTTWVMNEQKYDLMSLAPKVHQLLLRGMKA
- a CDS encoding enoyl-CoA hydratase, translated to MEFLSWTVENYVAKVTINRPPANALSRALIVEVNELMNAVEHDDSVRVIVLHGEGRFFSAGADIKEFTLINTGEEFTALSASGQEIFERLERFSKPVIASIHGAALGGGLELAMSCHMRIVSNNAKLGLPELQLGLIPGFAGTQRLPRLVGIPKAAEMLLTSDTISGEEAVQWGLANRAYAEEEVLAKSMELATKIAKKSPVAMKAAIEMLQYAKSYAYDEGVKAEAQSFGTVFVSEDAQEGISAFIEKREPSFKGK